In a single window of the Larimichthys crocea isolate SSNF chromosome XVII, L_crocea_2.0, whole genome shotgun sequence genome:
- the lpar3 gene encoding lysophosphatidic acid receptor 3, with protein sequence MDQDNFSCHWSESMGFFYNNSGADDKWDKTQLILVQVVGSLFCCFILVSNAMVIAAVITNKRFHYPFYYLLANLAASDFLAGIAYVYLMFNTGEVSRKLTVKQYFIRQGLLDVSLSASLANLLVIALERYISVMNWKVHSNLTKRRVTLLIVLVWAISIFMGAVPSLGWNCICNLKDCSKLAPIFSKSYLIFWSVSNLVVFLVMVVIYMRIYTYVKRKTSMLTPHTSGSINRKRTPIKLIKTVMVVLGAFVICWTPGLVVLLLDGLNCKGCNVMKLKRWLLLLAVLNSVMNPCIYSYKDEEMWTTFKNLLRCIGNGTRRQRSTKANTRPLSSAQDTGNSLPPSDETKHEDLGIIKT encoded by the exons ATGGACCAGGACAACTTCAGCTGTCATTGGTCAGAGTCCATGGGCTTCTTCTACAACAACAGTGGTGCTGACGATAAATGGGACAAAACCCAGCTCATCCTGGTGCAGGTAGTGGGCTCTCTCTTCTGCTGTTTCATCCTGGTCTCCAATGCCATGGTCATAGCTGCTGTCATCACCAACAAGAGGTTTCACTACCCTTTCTACTATCTTCTTGCCAACCTCGCCGCCTCAGACTTTCTGGCCGGCATTGCATACGTGTACCTCATGTTTAATACTGGCGAGGTGTCACGGAAACTCACAGTGAAACAATACTTCATCCGTCAAGGTCTTCTGGACGTCAGTCTCTCAGCCTCACTGGCTAACTTGCTGGTAATAGCTCTGGAGCGCTACATCTCTGTCATGAACTGGAAAGTCCACAGCAACCTGACGAAGAGGAGGGTGACCCTGCTGATTGTGCTGGTGTGGGCCATCTCCATCTTCATGGGAGCGGTGCCGAGTCTGGGCTGGAACTGCATCTGCAACCTGAAGGACTGCTCGAAGCTGGCTCCCATTTTCAGCAAAAGCTATCTGATCTTCTGGTCTGTGTCCAACCTGGTGGTCTTCCTGGTGATGGTAGTCATCTACATGAGGATCTACACCTACGTCAAGAGGAAGACATCAATGCTCACGCCACACACCAGCGGCTCCATCAACCGCAAGAGGACTCCCATCAAGCTCATCAAGACGGTCATGGTTGTGCTTG GGGCCTTTGTGATCTGCTGGACTCCCGGTCTGGTGGTTCTGCTCCTGGACGGCCTCAACTGTAAGGGATGTAATGTCATGAAATTAAAACGCTGGCTGCTGCTTCTCGCTGTACTCAACTCCGTCATGAACCCCTGCATCTACTCCTACAAGGACGAGGAAATGTGGACAACCTTCAAGAACCTCCTGCGCTGCATTGGTAACGGCACTCGACGGCAGCGATCAACAAAGGCCAACACAAGGCCGCTCAGCTCTGCTCAGGACACGGGCAACAGTCTACCTCCGTCAGATGAGACAAAACATGAAGATCTGGGAATAATCAAGACCTGA
- the LOC104931951 gene encoding atrial natriuretic peptide receptor 2-like isoform X1, whose translation MALWTAIRFYLCFLLGVNCWHDLDNTEYDCWPMNSPNDYNMISCGGLEMAWVQRPPEKVTNGEEFNVSYTVTASDSFYEYSVRNKIFQFSNASEAKRFCHEHECPSNWNSANEMNCCVYHANIHSCPLGLMKQGGICGPWIPDDGKIVTHTVSKAGMMTQKYWTSKVVLIHVGVTSVIAHIKIGRMHAALESKVLVVSAQVCGDEVCELEENCLNCPADCGICPMSLAIKVAIGLPVALFSSGFILTMVWLQYQKQRMFWDESWIINYKDIIFGRLGCVGLGSTTTLQRIKSNSTISRTTNLTVCTGVNTSLKQGFIQPGIYDGRTVAVKHIQNKHFTLSKTIRKEVKEVRQLDHPNLCKFIGGSIEVPYVTIITEHCPKGSLSDVLLNDDIPINWGFRLSFATDIARGMAYLHQHKVFHGRLHSRNCVIDDRWVCKISDYGLTVYRKEDFEAISNGFNCGDVNRIYCAPEVLLGSSSNMTQAADVYSYSMILVEIATRSDLMSDQAEGVRMDLMWRPPLPELKAGKADTDCPSQADYCELIKKCWSHNVTLRPTFEQVKKMLDKMNPHKVSPVDMMMNLMEKYSKHLEAIVAERTQDLLQEKQKTDRLLYSMLPKPVADDLRQGRVAEAQSFANATVYFSDIVGFTQLSGASTPHQVVNFLNQLYTTFDDIIDNYDVYKVETIGDAYMVVSGVPQENGINHAGEIASMALDLVTVCHTFKIPHKPNTQLKIRAGIHSGPVVAGVVGTKMPRYCLFGDTVNTASRMESTSEALKIQVSGATADLLHTLRGYVLTCRGTLNVKGKGDMTTWWLEAKREDHTDPLLRTTESRVVPVPVSD comes from the exons ATGGCTCTATGGACAGCGATACGCTTTTACCTGTGTTTCCTACTG GGAGTAAATTGCTGGCATGATCTGGACAACACAGAGTACGACTGTTGGCCTATGAACAGTCCAAATGATTACAACATGATTAGCTGTGGTG GTCTGGAAATGGCCTGGGTGCAGCGTCCTCCAGAGAAAGTAACCAATGGGGAAGAGTTCAATGTCTCATACACGGTGACGGCCTCAGATTCCTTCTATGAGTACTCAGTCAGAAACAAGATTTTCCAGTTCAG TAATGCGTCAGAGGCAAAGAGGTTCTGCCATGAACACGAGTGCCCCTCAAACTGGAACAGCGCCAATGAAATGAACTGCTGCGTGTATCATGCCAACATCCATTCCTGTCCTCTTGGTCTCATG AAACAAGGTGGAATCTGTGGCCCGTGGATCCCTGATGATGGTAAAATAGTGACCCACACTGTATCCAAAGCAGGCATGATGACACAGAAATACTGGACTTCAAAG gTGGTGCTGATCCATGTCGGAGTCACCTCCGTCATTGCTCATATCAAAATAGGACGGATGCACGCAGCGCTGGAGTCCAAAGTGCTTGTTGTCAGCGCACAGG tgtgtggggATGAGGTctgtgagctggaggagaatTGTCTGAACTGTCCTGCAGACTGCGGCATCTGCCCGATGTCCCTCGCTATAAAGGTGGCCATCGGGCTTCCAGTCGCTCTCTTCAGCAGTGGCTTCATCCTAACTATGGTG TGGCTCCAGTACCAGAAACAGAGGATGTTTTGGGATGAAAGCTGGATCATCAACTACAAGGACATAATATTTG gtAGACTGGGCTGCGTGGGCCTCGGCAGCACCACAACCCTGCAACGCATAAAGAGTAACTCCACCATCAGTCGAACTACTAATTTGACTGTGTGTACTGGAGTTAACACCTCCTTAAAACAAGGCTTCATCCAACCAGGAATCTA CGATGGGAGGACGGTGGCAGTGAAACACATCCAGAATAAACATTTCACCCTCTCTAAAACCATCAGGAAGGAGGTGAAAGAAGTTAG GCAACTGGATCACCCCAATCTATGCAAGTTCATTGGCGGTTCCATCGAAGTCCCCTACGTCACCATCATCACAGAGCACTGCCCCAAAGGAAGCCTGTCTGATGTTCTGTTGAATGATGACATCCCCATCAACTGGGGCTTCag ACTGTCCTTTGCCACTGACATCGCCCGCGGGATGGCGTATCTCCACCAGCACAAGGTGTTTCATGGAAGACTTCACTCCAGAAACTGTGTTATCGATGACCGCTGGGTGTGCAAAATCTCAG ATTATGGTCTCACGGTGTACAGAAAGGAGGACTTTGAGGCCATCAGCAATGGCTTTAACTGTGGGGATGTAAATCGTATATATTGTGCCCCAGAGGTGCTGCTGGGAAGCAGCTCCAATATGACGCAGGCAGCAGATGTCTACAG CTACTCCATGATTCTGGTTGAGATTGCAACTCGCTCTGACCTCATGTCA GACCAGGCTGAGGGAGTGAGGATGGATCTCATGTGGCGCCCCCCTCTGCCTGAACTTAAAGCAGGGAAGGCAGATACTGACTGTCCCAGTCAAGCAGACTACTGCGAG CTCATTAAGAAGTGTTGGTCTCATAACGTCACCTTGAGGCCCACGTTTGAGCAGGTGAAGAAGATGCTCGACAAAATGAACCCACACAAAGTCAGCCCCGTGGACATGATGATGAACCTG ATGGAGAAATACAGCAAACATCTGGAGGCCATCGTTGCTGAGAGAACACAGGACCTTCTccaagagaaacagaagacagaTCGGCTGTTATACA GTATGTTACCAAAACCGGTAGCTGATGACCTTCGTCAAGGACGAGTAGCAGAGGCTCAAAGCTTTGCCAATGCCACCGTCTacttcag TGATATTGTCGGCTTTACCCAGCTGTCTGGTGCCAGCACTCCCCACCAAGTTGTGAACTTCCTTAACCAGCTCTACACCACCTTCGATGACATTATTGACAACTATGACGTCTACAAAGTGGAGACAATAGGTGACGCTT ACATGGTGGTCTCTGGGGTCCCTCAAGAAAATGGTATCAATCACGCTGGAGAGATAGCCAGCATGGCTCTTGATCTGGTCACTGTCTGCCACACGTTCAAGATCCCTCATAAACCCAACACACAGCTGAAGATACGCGCTGGCATCCACTCAG gACCTGTTGTGGCTGGTGTGGTTGGCACCAAAATGCCTCGCTACTGCCTATTTGGTGACACTGTCAACACAGCATCACGGATGGAATCAACTAGTGAAG CTCTGAAGATCCAGGTGAGTGGTGCCACAGCTGACCTGCTTCACACACTCAGAGGTTACGTTCTGACATGCAGAGGAACACTTAATGTGAAG GGCAAAGGAGACATGACAACATGGTGGCTTGAAGCAAAGAGAGAAGATCACACAGACCCACTGCTCAGAACGACTGAATCCAGAGTGGTCCCAGTGCCAGTTAGTGACTAG
- the LOC104931951 gene encoding atrial natriuretic peptide receptor 2-like isoform X2 has product MALWTAIRFYLCFLLGVNCWHDLDNTEYDCWPMNSPNDYNMISCGGLEMAWVQRPPEKVTNGEEFNVSYTVTASDSFYEYSVRNKIFQFSNASEAKRFCHEHECPSNWNSANEMNCCVYHANIHSCPLGLMKQGGICGPWIPDDGKIVTHTVSKAGMMTQKYWTSKVVLIHVGVTSVIAHIKIGRMHAALESKVLVVSAQVCGDEVCELEENCLNCPADCGICPMSLAIKVAIGLPVALFSSGFILTMVWLQYQKQRMFWDESWIINYKDIIFGRLGCVGLGSTTTLQRIKSNSTISRTTNLTVCTGVNTSLKQGFIQPGIYDGRTVAVKHIQNKHFTLSKTIRKEVKEVRQLDHPNLCKFIGGSIEVPYVTIITEHCPKGSLSDVLLNDDIPINWGFRLSFATDIARGMAYLHQHKVFHGRLHSRNCVIDDRWVCKISDYGLTVYRKEDFEAISNGFNCGDVNRIYCAPEVLLGSSSNMTQAADVYSYSMILVEIATRSDLMSDQAEGVRMDLMWRPPLPELKAGKADTDCPSQADYCELIKKCWSHNVTLRPTFEQVKKMLDKMNPHKVSPVDMMMNLMEKYSKHLEAIVAERTQDLLQEKQKTDRLLYSMLPKPVADDLRQGRVAEAQSFANATVYFSDIVGFTQLSGASTPHQVVNFLNQLYTTFDDIIDNYDVYKVETIGDAYMVVSGVPQENGINHAGEIASMALDLVTVCHTFKIPHKPNTQLKIRAGIHSGPVVAGVVGTKMPRYCLFGDTVNTASRMESTSEALKIQGKGDMTTWWLEAKREDHTDPLLRTTESRVVPVPVSD; this is encoded by the exons ATGGCTCTATGGACAGCGATACGCTTTTACCTGTGTTTCCTACTG GGAGTAAATTGCTGGCATGATCTGGACAACACAGAGTACGACTGTTGGCCTATGAACAGTCCAAATGATTACAACATGATTAGCTGTGGTG GTCTGGAAATGGCCTGGGTGCAGCGTCCTCCAGAGAAAGTAACCAATGGGGAAGAGTTCAATGTCTCATACACGGTGACGGCCTCAGATTCCTTCTATGAGTACTCAGTCAGAAACAAGATTTTCCAGTTCAG TAATGCGTCAGAGGCAAAGAGGTTCTGCCATGAACACGAGTGCCCCTCAAACTGGAACAGCGCCAATGAAATGAACTGCTGCGTGTATCATGCCAACATCCATTCCTGTCCTCTTGGTCTCATG AAACAAGGTGGAATCTGTGGCCCGTGGATCCCTGATGATGGTAAAATAGTGACCCACACTGTATCCAAAGCAGGCATGATGACACAGAAATACTGGACTTCAAAG gTGGTGCTGATCCATGTCGGAGTCACCTCCGTCATTGCTCATATCAAAATAGGACGGATGCACGCAGCGCTGGAGTCCAAAGTGCTTGTTGTCAGCGCACAGG tgtgtggggATGAGGTctgtgagctggaggagaatTGTCTGAACTGTCCTGCAGACTGCGGCATCTGCCCGATGTCCCTCGCTATAAAGGTGGCCATCGGGCTTCCAGTCGCTCTCTTCAGCAGTGGCTTCATCCTAACTATGGTG TGGCTCCAGTACCAGAAACAGAGGATGTTTTGGGATGAAAGCTGGATCATCAACTACAAGGACATAATATTTG gtAGACTGGGCTGCGTGGGCCTCGGCAGCACCACAACCCTGCAACGCATAAAGAGTAACTCCACCATCAGTCGAACTACTAATTTGACTGTGTGTACTGGAGTTAACACCTCCTTAAAACAAGGCTTCATCCAACCAGGAATCTA CGATGGGAGGACGGTGGCAGTGAAACACATCCAGAATAAACATTTCACCCTCTCTAAAACCATCAGGAAGGAGGTGAAAGAAGTTAG GCAACTGGATCACCCCAATCTATGCAAGTTCATTGGCGGTTCCATCGAAGTCCCCTACGTCACCATCATCACAGAGCACTGCCCCAAAGGAAGCCTGTCTGATGTTCTGTTGAATGATGACATCCCCATCAACTGGGGCTTCag ACTGTCCTTTGCCACTGACATCGCCCGCGGGATGGCGTATCTCCACCAGCACAAGGTGTTTCATGGAAGACTTCACTCCAGAAACTGTGTTATCGATGACCGCTGGGTGTGCAAAATCTCAG ATTATGGTCTCACGGTGTACAGAAAGGAGGACTTTGAGGCCATCAGCAATGGCTTTAACTGTGGGGATGTAAATCGTATATATTGTGCCCCAGAGGTGCTGCTGGGAAGCAGCTCCAATATGACGCAGGCAGCAGATGTCTACAG CTACTCCATGATTCTGGTTGAGATTGCAACTCGCTCTGACCTCATGTCA GACCAGGCTGAGGGAGTGAGGATGGATCTCATGTGGCGCCCCCCTCTGCCTGAACTTAAAGCAGGGAAGGCAGATACTGACTGTCCCAGTCAAGCAGACTACTGCGAG CTCATTAAGAAGTGTTGGTCTCATAACGTCACCTTGAGGCCCACGTTTGAGCAGGTGAAGAAGATGCTCGACAAAATGAACCCACACAAAGTCAGCCCCGTGGACATGATGATGAACCTG ATGGAGAAATACAGCAAACATCTGGAGGCCATCGTTGCTGAGAGAACACAGGACCTTCTccaagagaaacagaagacagaTCGGCTGTTATACA GTATGTTACCAAAACCGGTAGCTGATGACCTTCGTCAAGGACGAGTAGCAGAGGCTCAAAGCTTTGCCAATGCCACCGTCTacttcag TGATATTGTCGGCTTTACCCAGCTGTCTGGTGCCAGCACTCCCCACCAAGTTGTGAACTTCCTTAACCAGCTCTACACCACCTTCGATGACATTATTGACAACTATGACGTCTACAAAGTGGAGACAATAGGTGACGCTT ACATGGTGGTCTCTGGGGTCCCTCAAGAAAATGGTATCAATCACGCTGGAGAGATAGCCAGCATGGCTCTTGATCTGGTCACTGTCTGCCACACGTTCAAGATCCCTCATAAACCCAACACACAGCTGAAGATACGCGCTGGCATCCACTCAG gACCTGTTGTGGCTGGTGTGGTTGGCACCAAAATGCCTCGCTACTGCCTATTTGGTGACACTGTCAACACAGCATCACGGATGGAATCAACTAGTGAAG CTCTGAAGATCCAG GGCAAAGGAGACATGACAACATGGTGGCTTGAAGCAAAGAGAGAAGATCACACAGACCCACTGCTCAGAACGACTGAATCCAGAGTGGTCCCAGTGCCAGTTAGTGACTAG